DNA sequence from the Methanococcus maripaludis genome:
TCCCCAGAAATTGAATATTTTTCCATTAAATTCCTTGTTATTTTTGAAATTTCACCGCTTTTACTTGTTTGTTCATCAAAATATACATCAAAATTATTCAAATTTAAACTCAACATAGTTTTTAAAATAATTTCAATCGTTTCTTCAGATTTTTCAGTTAATTTGTATCCTTTTTGGTATTTTAAATCACGAATTACATTATCTTCGCAAATTATCGCTACACCTTCGATTAATGATTCTAAAGTTATTAAAACATTAAATCCATCGACTGCGATGGATTTTGTTTTAAACTCTTTTGTTAAATCTGTTCTTTTTTTAGTTAAAACTTCCAAATGATTGTCAGAAAACATACACCGCCCAAAAAAGTTTCTTTCAAAACTATTTAACCCATAGTGATTTGTAACAAAATTTAAAGCGGATTTTTTTCGGTAATTTCGATTTAAAAGATATTTTAAGTCCTGATAAGTTTCAAAAAATGGGTTCATAAAATCGCCTTTATTGATTAAATAAAATTATAGAATTTATGAAATAAATTTTTTTATGAAACTAAATGATACAAAAAATTAAAAATAAAAGATACTAGTCTCGTTTAATGGTTGAATTAATATATACTCCGCTCATTATGAATAAAGTGCTTATTGCAGTTATTTTTGTAAATGGCTCCCGTAAAAAAATTGCAGAAAGCATAATTACAATTATTGGAACGAACTGGTAAAACAACATCGTTTTACTTGCCCCATGATATTTTAAAGATATCTGCTGTAATAGCTGTGCTAAAACCGATGCAAATACTGCCATATATATTATTGAAAGCCAAGTTTCCAGAGATGCATTTAATATCGCATTTATTGGGTTTTTTAGAATCATATATGGTATCAAAAGTACGACTGTTAAAATATACCCGTATGTTAATATTACCGATGGAGAATATTTTTGAGCGACTTTTTTACTGAGTACTGCGTATAATGCCATGCATAAAACTGCAGAAAACATTATAACATCCCCGATGTTAAATGAAAGGTTTTTAAGAACTTCTAAATTTCCGTTTGTAATTGTAATTAATACTCCAAAAAATGCAATAAATACCGCAAATATCCGTTTAATTCCAAAATATTCGCCTAAAACTATTGCCGCAATTATTGAAGTAACCATTGGAGTTGTTGCCATCAATAGCGCAGAATTTATTGCAGTGATATATTCAAGCGACATGAAAAATAATGCATGGTACCCAAACATTCCAAATAATCCTGCTAAAATCACGATATATGCATCGTTTTTCTTTAATTTCAAATTTTTATGTTCTTTCTTTAAAACTAAAGGTAATATTATTGCAGACGCTATTAAAAATCTTAAAAATGTTAATTCGTCCCATGAAAGTTCCAAAATTCCGATTTTTCCAGTTATAAATGCTCCGGCCCCGAAAAAAACTGCCGGAATCATCAGCAGAAATAATTCATATTTTTTCAAAAGTTTTTTCATTCATGACACCACTACAATAATACATCAGAGAACAACTTTGTATAGTATGTTACACAATTTGTATGATATTATGTAGTATAAATATATTATGCTATACAATACGTATGATATACTATACAAAAATAAAGGTAATATTCATGGAAAATCCCAGCCACGTAATTTCTAAAAACTTAAAAAAAATAAGAAATGAAAACGGATTGAGCCTTGACGCAGTTTCAAAGCTTACTGGAGTAAGTAAGGGAATGCTCGGACAGATTGAGCGTGAAGAAGTAAATCCAACAATAACCACTATTTTAAAAATTGCGAATGGGCTAAAAATATCTTTTACATCGCTTTTAAGCGAAAAAGAAGCTGATGTAAAAACAGTAGAACTTAAAAAAGTTCGCCAATTTACGACGATAGTCAAAAATGGAGATCTTATCCATTATTTACTTTTGAAGACAGCAGACCGTTTGAGATATATCATGTTGAAGCCGATTCTGGAATGGTAATGAGTTCAGAAGGCCACATTAAAAATTCAGAAGAAACAATAACGGTTTATGAAGGCGAATTAACGATATCAATAGAGGAAAATACTTACACCATTCCAAAAGGAAATTCAATTCGTTTTAAGGCAGATGTACCGCACAAATACGAAAATAACGGTTCAGAAATGACTAAAATGCACATGATAATATATTACCCAAAATAAATAAAATAAAAATAATTTAATTTTTTGATATTTTTTGTTTTAAAGAATTAAAAGAACTATAAATCGACATTGCTATTTTAGCTAGTTTTATTTTTAAATTAAATCCGCTTCCACCAAGTTCAGTTGAAACATCTTTTAAAAGTGCCGGAATATCAAGATTCTGTGGACATGATTTAACACATTTACCGCAATTTGTACAAAGGCCCGCGTGAGACTCTTCACCACCCATTACTCCACCTAATCTTGCAAGATACAAAAATCCAGTCTTTTTATCGTTAAAAATACTTTTTTCGTTGTACATTGAAAAGCAGGCCGGAATATCTACTCCAAATGGACATGGCATACAGTATCCACAGCCCGTACAGTTTATTTTCATTAATTTTCGATAAACATTTTTTACCTTATCATAAATTTCTAATTCTTCATTTGAAAGTGAATCTGGAGTGGTTTCGCTTGCAACTTTTAAATTTTCTTTTACGTGAGATTCTTCATTCATTCCAGAAAGAACGCATGTAACTTCGGGATGATTTAAAACCCATCGCAGTGCCCAGTCAGCAGGCGTTCTTTTAATTTCGTAGCTATTAAAAATTTCTTCTGCTTCTTTTGGAACTTTTTTTGAAAGGTTTCCGCCCCTTAATGGCTCCATGATAAATACGCCGATTCCTTTTGATGCGGCATAGTTTAAACCTTTGGTTCCTGCCTGATTTTGTTCATCCAAATAATTATACTGAATCAAACATGCATCCCAATCATATGCATCAATTATTTCCTTGAACGTTTCGGTATTGTCGTGGTAAGAAAAACACGCGTATTTTATTTTTCCACTTTTTTTAGCTTCTTCTAAGAATTTTAAAACTCCAAGATCTTTCATTTTTGCCCAACTGTCCTTTGAAAGACTGTGAATAAAATAGTAATCGATAAAATCCGTATTTAATTTTTTAAGCTGGGTATCAAGATACATTTCCATATCTTCATATTTTTTAACCTGCCACTGGGGAAGTTTTGTCGAGAGCTTTATTTTATTTCGGTAATTCTCTGAAAGAATTTCACCTAAAAAAGATTCACTTGCACCACCGTGGTAGGGAAATGCCGTATCAATAAAGTTTACACCATTATCTATCGCGTAGTAAATCTGTTTTTTTGCTTTTTCTTTATCAATAGATCCGTTTTTGGTTGGAAGCCTCATTGCACCAAATCCGAGTGCTGAGATTTTGTCGCCAGTTTTTTTAATTTCGCGGTACTGCATAATTATCCCTATTTCCAAGATTTTTTTGTGATAAATAATTGATATATTTTTAAGATTGACTACTCAGTCAAATAGTACTTTGTTTTTGTGATATATATATAGCATTAGGCAATAACTTCTTTTTAAAAAATTAAAAATAAATGTTAGACCAATATATTTAATTTAAATCGATTTTTTTCACACTTTGGGTCATTAAAATCGTTATTTTATCTTTTAAAAGTTCAATTTTACATTTTTCTCCGACCGCATAATTTAATTTTTTGAATTTATCATTTTGGGCCTTTGACATAAGTTTTAAGCCATTTTGGATTACTTCAAGGTATACAAGACTCGTAGAACCTTCATTAACCACATCTTTTATTATACATTCAAAAACGTTTTCTGTTTTTTCGCTGTTTATATCAATTAATTTTATATTTTCAGGCCTGATTCCAAAGGAAACCTCATTCATCGATTTATTAAATTTTTTTATCGACATTTTCATGTCCCGATAGTCCAATACTGAAAAATCAGGATTATTTTTATTGTAATCTATTTCTGCATTTGAAAAAATATTTATGTATCCAACGAGTTGTGCAACATTCGTGTTTATCGGGTTATAAAATATCTCTTCTGGAGTTCCGATCTGCTGAATCCGTCCATTATGAAATGTTACAACTTTTTCAGCCATTACAAAAGCTTCTTCAAAGCTGTGTGTCACGAAAACTACAGGGATTTTTAATTCTTTTTGAATACTCCTCAAACTTTCCCTTAAACGCATTCTTGAAATCATATCCAGTGCAGAAAACGGTTCATCGAGTAGCAGTATTTTTGGGCTTGGTGCAAGTGCTCTTGCAAGAGCTACACGCTGTTTTTGGCCACCAGAAATCTGATCAGGATATCTATTTTCGAGTCCTTCAATCTGAGTTAATACTAAAAGGTCAGATACCCTTTTTTCCTTTTCTTCTTCGCTTAAATGTTTAATTCCGTATTCAATATTTTCTTTGACTGTTAAATGGGGAAATAAAGCATAATTTTGGAAAACATAACCTAAATTTCGTTCCTGTGGGGGCATATTTATGTTTTTATCGGAATCGTAATAGATTTCATTGTTTACAATAATCTTTCCGTTATCAGGATCTAAAAGGCCGGCAATACAGCCCAGCGTGCTTGTTTTTCCAGAACCTGACCTTCCAAATAAAACTATTATCGAACCGCTATCTATACTGAATTTGGATTTTAAATTAAACGAAGGATTTTTATTCTTTTTTAATTTTTTCGATTCGTAGTAGTTTTTTTCAATATCTATTTCTAAAATCATAAATACCACTTAAAACTTCCATTTTTCAACAAATCTTCCAGTAAGAAATATCGTCAAAAATGACATTATAACTAACAATACTACCAATACATTTGCTAAATCGTAGTTTCCGGTTTGAAATGCCTGGTAAATTGATAATGACATTGTATTTGTTTTTCCAGGAAGATTTCCTGCAACCATTAATGTCGCACCAAACTCACCAACTGCTCGTGCAAAACTAAGAATTGCGCCCGCAACTATTCCTTTTTTAGATAGTGGAAGGGTTATTTTGTAGATTGTCTGTAATTCTGTTTTTCCCAAAGTGTATGATACATATTCAAGTTCCCTATCAACTGCAGAGATTGCAGCTGTCGTTGTTTTAACCATTAACGGAAATGATACGATAAATGCAGCTATTACAGCAGCCTGCCAGGTAAATAAAATTCCTGAGCCTGTAAATTTGTATATTAAACTTCCGATAAATCCATTTTTTCCAAGCTGTAGTGCAAGTAAATACCCCAAAACGGTTGGTGGAAGAACCATTGGAAGAGTTACTAAATTCTCCAGAATATCTCGCCCGTAAAATCGTTTTCTAGCGAGAATGTATGAAAGAATAACTCCAAAAATAACTACAAAAAATGTAGATATAAAAGAAATTTTTAATGTAAGTACTAAAGGAAATACTATTGAATCCATGAAGTATCACTAATTTTCTGCTGTAAAGCCATAATCTGTCAAGATTTGTTTTCCGGTTTCACTTGTTAAATAGTCTAAGAAAACTTGGGCTTCTTCTTTATTCTCAGAAGAATCTATGATACATACTGGATAAATAATTTCTGTAACAGTTGGTACTGTTGCTATAATCTCGATTGAATTTTCTTTTGCAATTTTTGCATCTGTCATATATACAAATCCTGCATCAACGTCCCCAGTTTCGAGGTAAGTTAAAACCTGTCTTACATTTTCTCCGTAAACCATTTTTTCTTCGAGTTCATCCCATAAACCAGAATTTGTGAGTGATTCTTTAGCATATTTTCCAACAGGTGCAGTTTCAGGATTTCCAATTGAAACTTTTGTTACTGCGTCACTTGTTAAATCTTCAACTGAACTAATGTTCGATGGATTTCCAGCTGGAACGATTAATACTAAACTGTTTGACGCAAAATTCGTTCTAGAACCAGCGCTTGTTAAATTTTCATCTTCAAGTATGTCTACGTGTTTTTTAGAAGCTGAAGCAAATACATCTACAGGAGCTCCCCCTTCAATCTGCTGTCGAAGCGATCCAGATGCTGCAAAATTTAATTCAACATTAATATTTGGATTATCTTCTTCAAATGCTGCTGCAATAGCTGTCATTGCATCAGTTAAACTAGATGCTGCCGAAACGGTTATCGTGGTCGTTTTTTCTGCTGATGACGAATCAGAAACGCATCCTGCAAAGAGTAACATTGCAGATAATAAAATTGCAGTTATAAGTCCTGTGATTATTTCTGATGACTTTTTGGCCATATTTTCTCCCCTTTATATATTATAACCGGAAGTACTATTCCGGGTTATGGGAAATTATAGATTTACGGTATATATAATTTCGCATGGAGCTATTAAAATATTTAAATTTGTAAATAAAATTTGTAAACAGATTTTACGTTATTTAATGGTCCTTAAGGAGATAAAATTGAATAAAATACATACAAAAATGAGGAATAATCAAAATCAAATGGAAAATTATATTAAATGTAACATAAACAATATATTACAATACATACTTAATTTAATCATTACTATCTGGCGTTTAATTAATTTAGCCCCCCCATAATGGATTAATTAAATATTATGCCCCTGAAATATTCTTAAAAAATATTAACCCAAAAACCATTTAATTTCTTTTTTTATTGAAGTATTGGTTTATTAATGTTAAAATTTTAAATATTTTAGCTAATTTTTTAAAATTGTATCTTTTATTAACCGCATTGTCCGGTTTTGTCAATATTAATCGTTTAAAAATAAAAAAAAGTAGTATATTTATATAGAAAACTTATTTTTGATTTAGCGCTTGTTCAACTGTTGACATGATCTGGGAAATTTCAGGGAACTTGCTAGGAGTTTCTTCATTTCCATTGTCAACAAAGATAAATCCGTCTTCTTTTAATTGTTTTATGTTTCTCTGAACGGCAGGATTGCTGTACATCATCGGGTTTATGTGCATTGCCGCAACGATGGGAGCTTTTGTAGACATGATTGTTGTTGCCAGCAAGTTATCTGCTATACCATTTGCAGCTTTTCCCAAGGTGTTGGCTGAAACCGGCGCTAAAATCAGCAAATCTGCCTTTTGTGATAATGATTTATGATTTGGATCATACATTTTAGGAAGTTCAAAAGCTTCGATTTGAACCGGTCTTTTAGCTTCCCTTTGAACCATCAATGGTGACACAAAGTTGACAGAATTCGGTGTCATGATAACATCGACTTCTGCACCCCTTTCGCGCAATTGTCCAATCAAATCCAGAGTTTTTATTGCAGGACTGCATGCACAGATACCTACCACAATATTTTTGTCTTTAAACATGGGTGATCTACCTATATGTCTTTTTAAATCTCAATTATTCTATATCAGACATATTAGTATATTCCAATATTAAAGTTTAGATAATTCATTTTTAATTTCTTCAACACTTGGTACTTTTCCTTCAAAGATTACTTCATCATCAACTACAACGCCAGGAGTTGACATTACATATTCTGCAATTTTTGCAGCGTCTGTAATTTTTACTACTTCTGCATCTATTTTGAGTTCTTCTACTGCTTTTTTCACGTTGTCATAAACTTCAACGCATTTTTTACATCCCATTCCTAATATTGTTATTTTCATGATTTTACCTCTAAATGTGTGTGTTAGTTAAAAATAATTAAATTAAAGGAGGATATTGAATAAATATCCAGTAATTACAATTGCAATGCTCGTAATTCCAAAGAATACCGCGATTAATTTTGGTTTTATTACTTTTCTAAGTAAAACTGCTTCTGGGAATGATAACGCAGTTGTCGCCATCATAAATGCAAGTGCAGTTCCAATTCCAACCCCTTTTCCAATTAAAGCTTCTGCGATAGGAATTGTTCCAAGAGCATTTGAATAAAGGGGCACTGCAATAATTGTTGCAAAAATTACTGCCAAGGGATTTTCAGGACCTGCATATTTTGCAAGCACTTCTTCTGGCGCATATCCATGTATTATTGCACCAATTCCAATACCTATCAGGATATAGAGCCAGACTCTCTTTACAATATCACGGGTGCTGTCGTATGCAAATTTTAACCGCTCTTTTTGTGTTAATTCTTTTATTTTTCGAGCCCTGCTTCTTATGCTGTATACATACTCTTCAACCTGATTTTCCATTCCAAGTTTGCCAATTATAAGTCCACCAACTACCCCGATAATAACGCCCGAAACCACATAAATCATTGCTATCTGCCAGCCAAATGATGCTAAAAGTACAGCAAACGCAGCTTCGTTTACTATCGGAGAAGTAATCAAGAATGAAAGAGTAACTCCTAATGGAACTCCTGCTTCAATAAATCCAATAAATATTGGAACTGAAGAGCATGAACAAAATGGCGTAACAGTCCCTAGTAGGGATGCCATAATATTTCCAGAAACTCCAGAGTACCTTTCAAGTATTTTTTTTGTTTTTTCAGGTGGGAAATAACTTCTAATGTATGAAATCGAAAATATCATAATAGACAGCAGTATAACAATTTTTAAGCTGTCGTATATGAAAAAATGAACGGATGAGCCAATTGCAGTATCCATACTCATATTCAGGACATTTTCTACAATATATCTCGCACCATAATCTAACCAGCCAAACATTTTTTCACCAAAAAATCACATAAAACGTGATTTACCCATATTATTATTTTTAAATTGGAAAACATGGGCTTTTGAATTTTAAAATACCTTTTTACAGGATTTAGGTATATTATAAAATATATTTATACTTTTCGATATACCGATATATATCGATATATATTGATGTATTTTTAAAATATTTAAATATATAGATATATACTCATTGCAATAAATAGATAATTATAAAAATACGAGATAAGTATTATTAATTGGAGTTAATTAACTTAATTAAATTAAGTAATTTATAAAAATTACTATTTGGCTAATTTGGTAAATAAACTCCGCAACAAATATGCATACTAAATTCAAACTACCACACCATTTTATGTTATACAAAATATAGGCTAAATTGTTTAATATAAAAATTCAGTTAATTTTTTTTCTATTATTTTTAAAAAAACATATCAAACTCTTTTCTAACGATATGTAAAAATAGACAATATATACCCAACATAATAAATTAAATAGAAAACTATATTAGGGTTGTATACAATATCTATTAATTGGATGTGATTAATTTATCTAAAAAAGTAACTACTTATCATTAACATTTCATGTTAAATGACACTCCCTAAATAGTTTTACTTAAAAAACAGTTCGACACCCTGTTTTAAAGTAACCACCACTCCTTAATTTTAAACCAGATTGGCCTTTGTGTTTAAAATTAAAAATTTGACCCAATACTTTTTTTATTTTTTAATCTTTTTAATCAAATGTATTTTTGATATTTTAATCAAATATATATATATATATATATATATATATATATATATAATAGTATTAAATCAGCCAGATTTTAACATTTTTTCTGACTTTTACTTCATTTTCACTAACATCAACAAGACCGTCAGCATTCGCAATTGAAGTAATCATGTTTGAACCCCGAAATGCAGGGTAAGCAATCCCGTCCTTTAATTTAACTGGAAAATAGTGTTTTATTCCAAGTTCTGAATTAAATTCTTCTGAAAGGTCGGCAGTTACCAGTTCTCGCTTAAACGTTTTATGAGCCGCGTTTAAAAACATTGGCAAAAGATATGCATAACCGCATACAAGACACGATGCAACATTTCCAGGAAGACATATTACAGGTTTTTCACTAACTTTTCCAGCAAATATTGGCATTCCAGGAATTGATTTTACTTTATGAAATAAAATATCTCCAATAGAGGATATAATTTTAAACATGTAGTCTTTTTTACCTTTAGACGTTCCACCCGAAGTTACAACAATATCATACTGTAAAACAGTGTTTTTTATTGCATAGGTTATTTTTTCAATATTGTCCTCAACAACCCCTAAAAAAACAGGCTCACAACCTGCCTTTCTAACAATCGCAGTTAGTGTTTTTGAATTTACTTCGTTAATTTCTGAAAGTTCATTTCCAATG
Encoded proteins:
- a CDS encoding thioredoxin family protein; its protein translation is MKITILGMGCKKCVEVYDNVKKAVEELKIDAEVVKITDAAKIAEYVMSTPGVVVDDEVIFEGKVPSVEEIKNELSKL
- a CDS encoding permease; translated protein: MFGWLDYGARYIVENVLNMSMDTAIGSSVHFFIYDSLKIVILLSIMIFSISYIRSYFPPEKTKKILERYSGVSGNIMASLLGTVTPFCSCSSVPIFIGFIEAGVPLGVTLSFLITSPIVNEAAFAVLLASFGWQIAMIYVVSGVIIGVVGGLIIGKLGMENQVEEYVYSIRSRARKIKELTQKERLKFAYDSTRDIVKRVWLYILIGIGIGAIIHGYAPEEVLAKYAGPENPLAVIFATIIAVPLYSNALGTIPIAEALIGKGVGIGTALAFMMATTALSFPEAVLLRKVIKPKLIAVFFGITSIAIVITGYLFNILL
- a CDS encoding flavoprotein; this encodes MFKDKNIVVGICACSPAIKTLDLIGQLRERGAEVDVIMTPNSVNFVSPLMVQREAKRPVQIEAFELPKMYDPNHKSLSQKADLLILAPVSANTLGKAANGIADNLLATTIMSTKAPIVAAMHINPMMYSNPAVQRNIKQLKEDGFIFVDNGNEETPSKFPEISQIMSTVEQALNQK
- a CDS encoding molybdopterin molybdotransferase MoeA; this encodes MKTADEVQNILNGFKCNREVSVEIYESYGRVLFDDVYSNVDVPLCDKSTVDGYAITNDAFNNDFLVISDEIHAGDPVDMLINPGKCIWVATGSNIPKNTDKIIPFENTINSENTIRIVKMTKNSNIFKKGTDIPKNTKVLDKNTLIDEKAIGILASIGMAEINVYDIPKVAILSIGNELSEINEVNSKTLTAIVRKAGCEPVFLGVVEDNIEKITYAIKNTVLQYDIVVTSGGTSKGKKDYMFKIISSIGDILFHKVKSIPGMPIFAGKVSEKPVICLPGNVASCLVCGYAYLLPMFLNAAHKTFKRELVTADLSEEFNSELGIKHYFPVKLKDGIAYPAFRGSNMITSIANADGLVDVSENEVKVRKNVKIWLI
- a CDS encoding aldo/keto reductase — encoded protein: MQYREIKKTGDKISALGFGAMRLPTKNGSIDKEKAKKQIYYAIDNGVNFIDTAFPYHGGASESFLGEILSENYRNKIKLSTKLPQWQVKKYEDMEMYLDTQLKKLNTDFIDYYFIHSLSKDSWAKMKDLGVLKFLEEAKKSGKIKYACFSYHDNTETFKEIIDAYDWDACLIQYNYLDEQNQAGTKGLNYAASKGIGVFIMEPLRGGNLSKKVPKEAEEIFNSYEIKRTPADWALRWVLNHPEVTCVLSGMNEESHVKENLKVASETTPDSLSNEELEIYDKVKNVYRKLMKINCTGCGYCMPCPFGVDIPACFSMYNEKSIFNDKKTGFLYLARLGGVMGGEESHAGLCTNCGKCVKSCPQNLDIPALLKDVSTELGGSGFNLKIKLAKIAMSIYSSFNSLKQKISKN
- a CDS encoding DUF434 domain-containing protein, translated to MNPFFETYQDLKYLLNRNYRKKSALNFVTNHYGLNSFERNFFGRCMFSDNHLEVLTKKRTDLTKEFKTKSIAVDGFNVLITLESLIEGVAIICEDNVIRDLKYQKGYKLTEKSEETIEIILKTMLSLNLNNFDVYFDEQTSKSGEISKITRNLMEKYSISGEVILSKKVDFELKQYEFVATSDFHIIKNVTGFLDIPEIVSKNYNLEVKNFLEIIKKGKLEF
- the modA gene encoding molybdate ABC transporter substrate-binding protein translates to MAKKSSEIITGLITAILLSAMLLFAGCVSDSSSAEKTTTITVSAASSLTDAMTAIAAAFEEDNPNINVELNFAASGSLRQQIEGGAPVDVFASASKKHVDILEDENLTSAGSRTNFASNSLVLIVPAGNPSNISSVEDLTSDAVTKVSIGNPETAPVGKYAKESLTNSGLWDELEEKMVYGENVRQVLTYLETGDVDAGFVYMTDAKIAKENSIEIIATVPTVTEIIYPVCIIDSSENKEEAQVFLDYLTSETGKQILTDYGFTAEN
- the modB gene encoding molybdate ABC transporter permease subunit: MDSIVFPLVLTLKISFISTFFVVIFGVILSYILARKRFYGRDILENLVTLPMVLPPTVLGYLLALQLGKNGFIGSLIYKFTGSGILFTWQAAVIAAFIVSFPLMVKTTTAAISAVDRELEYVSYTLGKTELQTIYKITLPLSKKGIVAGAILSFARAVGEFGATLMVAGNLPGKTNTMSLSIYQAFQTGNYDLANVLVVLLVIMSFLTIFLTGRFVEKWKF
- a CDS encoding DMT family transporter — encoded protein: MKKLLKKYELFLLMIPAVFFGAGAFITGKIGILELSWDELTFLRFLIASAIILPLVLKKEHKNLKLKKNDAYIVILAGLFGMFGYHALFFMSLEYITAINSALLMATTPMVTSIIAAIVLGEYFGIKRIFAVFIAFFGVLITITNGNLEVLKNLSFNIGDVIMFSAVLCMALYAVLSKKVAQKYSPSVILTYGYILTVVLLIPYMILKNPINAILNASLETWLSIIYMAVFASVLAQLLQQISLKYHGASKTMLFYQFVPIIVIMLSAIFLREPFTKITAISTLFIMSGVYINSTIKRD
- a CDS encoding ABC transporter ATP-binding protein; the protein is MILEIDIEKNYYESKKLKKNKNPSFNLKSKFSIDSGSIIVLFGRSGSGKTSTLGCIAGLLDPDNGKIIVNNEIYYDSDKNINMPPQERNLGYVFQNYALFPHLTVKENIEYGIKHLSEEEKEKRVSDLLVLTQIEGLENRYPDQISGGQKQRVALARALAPSPKILLLDEPFSALDMISRMRLRESLRSIQKELKIPVVFVTHSFEEAFVMAEKVVTFHNGRIQQIGTPEEIFYNPINTNVAQLVGYINIFSNAEIDYNKNNPDFSVLDYRDMKMSIKKFNKSMNEVSFGIRPENIKLIDINSEKTENVFECIIKDVVNEGSTSLVYLEVIQNGLKLMSKAQNDKFKKLNYAVGEKCKIELLKDKITILMTQSVKKIDLN